Part of the Leptospira langatensis genome is shown below.
ACAATAAGCGCAAGGTAGTCGACGGAGTCAGCTTCGATGTCCATAAGGGAGAAGTAGTCGGTCTTCTCGGCCCGAACGGAGCAGGAAAGACAACTTCCTTCTATATGTCCGTTGGATTTGTGCAACCGGACTCTGGACATGTATTCATAGACGACCAAGATGTGACAGAGGCTCCCATGCACACTCGTGCAAGATTAGGAGTAGGATACCTCGCTCAGGAAGCATCTATTTTTCGTAAACTAACCGTGGCTGAAAATTTAGAAGCCATCTTAGAGACTCTGAAAATTCCCCGCTCGGAGATCGTTCGAAGAAGAGACGAACTGTTGTTAGAGCTTCAAATTATGCGCGTAGCAAACCAAAAAGGTTTTACTCTCTCCGGTGGCGAAAGAAGAAGATGCGAAATCGCCAGAGCCCTTGTCACAAATCCGGACTTTATCCTTCTTGACGAGCCGTTTGCAGGGGTCGACCCTATAGCTGTAAAAGACATTCAAACTGTTATAAATAGTTTAAAGAAGAAGGGACTAGGCATTCTAATTACGGACCATAATGTTCGTGAAACTCTGAAGATCACCGACCGTGCTTATATCATGCATAGCGGAAGGATCCTGATCGCGGGTACTCCCAAGGAACTCGTGAACGATAAAGAAGCGAAGCGAATGTATTTAGGAGAGGACTTCAAACTGTGAACCTGAACCATCAGCTTGTACAGAAGCAGACTCAGAAGCTTGTCATGACGCAGGACCTGCGTCAGTCGATAGAGCTTTTGCCTCTGTCTACTCTGGAACTCGCAGATCGGATCAGTGCAGAACTAGTCGAGAATCCTATGTTAGAAGAGGAGATCTCTTCCGAAAGAAGTAAGAGCCCGGAACTCTATTCCGTGGACGATCTGAAACGAAAGGAAAAGAACGATTTCCTAAAGAACTCCGATCCGGGCTGGCAAGAGTCCTTTAGCCTAGACAAGCCTCAATATAGAAATACGGACGCCTCCGACAGAAATCAGAAATACATAGAA
Proteins encoded:
- the lptB gene encoding LPS export ABC transporter ATP-binding protein, producing MGQTIRCQNLVKIYNKRKVVDGVSFDVHKGEVVGLLGPNGAGKTTSFYMSVGFVQPDSGHVFIDDQDVTEAPMHTRARLGVGYLAQEASIFRKLTVAENLEAILETLKIPRSEIVRRRDELLLELQIMRVANQKGFTLSGGERRRCEIARALVTNPDFILLDEPFAGVDPIAVKDIQTVINSLKKKGLGILITDHNVRETLKITDRAYIMHSGRILIAGTPKELVNDKEAKRMYLGEDFKL